The Rhopalosiphum maidis isolate BTI-1 chromosome 1, ASM367621v3, whole genome shotgun sequence genome has a segment encoding these proteins:
- the LOC113549759 gene encoding uncharacterized protein LOC113549759, with protein MNRLIFFAAALSLVFTVANTQSVSDSDVDSDIIEESTTENPTEYIEDLTKIDLTNNDSESVKSREDEMANELAYMITFITKSFADMSKITEDMKGLSNKTNIDEASMKNLVNNLINYVEDTEIMKQQINSVVEYRDQFQDTILKNLNSLPVSTEEAKQMENELRKQMKIRLPNIPTSQNIMDLPASMPNIFQN; from the coding sequence atgaaCCGTTTAATCTTTTTCGCTGCTGCACTCTCATTAGTCTTCACCGTCGCCAATACACAAAGCGTGTCAGACTCCGACGTTGATTCCGATATTATAGAGGAATCTACCACAGAAAATCCAACGGAATACATTGaagatttaactaaaatagatttaaccAACAATGACAGTGAATCAGTCAAGTCACGGGAAGATGAAATGGCCAACGAATTAGCCTATATGATAACGTTCATAACAAAGTCCTTTGCAGATATGTCAAAAATTACAGAAGACATGAAAGGTCTGAGTAACAAAACGAATATTGATGAAGCTTCTATGAAAAatcttgtaaataatttgataaattatgtgGAGGACACTGAAATCATGAAGCAGCAAATCAATAGTGTGGTGGAATATAGAGACCAATTTCAAGACACGattctaaaaaatttgaactcaTTGCCAGTTAGTACGGAAGAAGCAAAACAAATGGAAAATGAACTACGTAAACAGATGAAAATTCGATTACCCAACATACCAacttcacaaaatattatggatCTTCCTGCAAGTATGccaaatattttccaaaattaa